TGAGTGGGTTCCATTCTGTTTTTTTCAGTGGTTATGGCCCACGGGGGAGGGGTAAGGGCTTTCTGGACCTTCGAGAGGCATGGATGCCGAACGAGAGCTTACAGGGACGTACTTGCAGCGTGTCCAGAAAGCCCTTACCCCTCCCCCGAGAACCCTGACCGCCAAACCAACCAGAATGGAGCCCAAAAAAAGCCCGCTGTGTTGGCAGCGGGCCGGGTATTGCGTGCCGTCAGGGCAGCAGATGGATCAGGACGGGTGGTTTTCTGGCAGGGTGATGTTCAGTTCCAGGATTTCGCAGCCGGAATCCCGATCCACCTGGACATTCACCGCATCCGGGTCCACCGGCACGTACTTGCGCACCACCGCCAGCAGTTCTTCCTGCAATTGCGGCAGGTAATCCGGACCACCCCGCGTGCTGCGCTCCCGCGCCACAATAATCTGCAAACGCTCCTTGGCGACCGCCGCCGAGCGCTGCTTTTTCGGTAGCAGATAACTGAAAATGCTCATCACTGCCCCCCGAACAGACGACCCAGCAGGCCCTTGCGCCCCGCGGTCAGGAAACGGTGCGGCACCTCGTCACCCAGAAAACGCGCCACCGCGTCCAGATAGGCCTGGCCCGCATCGGATTCCGTGTCCAGAATCACCGGCGAACCGGCGTTGCTGGCATTGAGCACCGCCTGGGATTCGGGAATGACCCCCAGCAGGTCGATCGCCAGGATTTCCCGCACATCGTCCACCGACAGCATCTCGCCCCGGATCACACGCTCGGGGGAGTAGCGCGTCAGCAGCAGACGGGCCGGGATATCGCCACCGCCCTGCTCTGCGCGCCGGGTCTTGCTGGCCAGAATGCCCAGCATCCGGTCTGAATCGCGCACACTGGAGACTTCCGGGTTGGTCACCACCACGGCCTCATCGGCATAGTAAGCCGCCATCAGGGCGCCCTTCTCGATGCCAGCGGGGCTGTCGCAGATGATGTAGTCCATGGCCATGTCGTCGCGCAAGGCATTGAGCACACGCTCCACGCCTTCCTGGGTCAGGGCGTCCTTGTCGCGGGTCTGCGAGGCAGGCAGGATGAACAGGTTGTCCACCCGTTTGTCCTTGATCAACGCCTGGCGGATGTTGGCGTCGCCATTGATCACGTTGACCAGGTCGTACACGACGCGGCGCTCGCAACCCATAATCAGGTCCAGGTTACGCAGGCCCACATCAAAATCGATGACAGTGGTCCGGAACCCCCGCAGGGCCAGTCCTGTGGCCAGCGCCGCGCTGGTGGTGGTTTTGCCGACACCACCCTTGCCGGATGTCACAACCACGATTTTCGTCACGCAATACTCTCCTTCAGATTAACGACGCTTCAAAGAGGGAATGAGCGGCGAGAACTGCATGATCTCGCCGTCCAGGGAAATCTGTACCGGCTTGTCCCGGCAGTCATCAGGCAGGTCTTCCGCCACGCGATAATGGCCGGCGATGGAGATCAGCTCGGCATTGAGTTGCTGGCAGAATACACGCGCTGACGTGTCACCCCGCACGCCGGCAATGGCGCGGCCACGCAGGTTGGCATAGACGTGTATGTGCCCTTCGGCGAGCAGTTCGGCACCGGTGCCCACGGGCGCCAGCACGATCATGTCACCCCGGCTGTAAAGCTGTTGCCCGGAACGCACTGGCTGATCAACGACCAGGGTTTCGGCGCGATTGGCCAGCAGCGGCGGCTCGGCCTCTTCCCGGGCGGCAGGCGCAGGGGCCGGCTCACGCTTTACCGGGCGGCCGTTGCCCAGCGCCATCACCCCCAGACCCAGGGCGCGCATCTCGGACTCGTCCACCGCCGGAGAGGCAGCCACCGCCACCAGATTCATCTCGCGATCGCGCAGCAGCTCCAGAATCAGCGCCAGCTCCACCACGGAGGCACCGCTGGCAGGCAGGTCAAGGACGATAGGCACCTGCCGCAGCCAGTCGGGGGACTCGGCCAGATTACGGTCCAGTTGCGTGCCCAGGGTGTCAGTATCGAGGGTTTTCAGATGCAGGACCGTCATCATCAACATGCGGCCCTTGAATTCAAGAACGGTATTTTCTTCAACCACGGCGGTCATTCAGATCTGCCTTGAAAAAGATGATCTCCGATGGAGCATGCGCGCGGAGCAAAGTTTCTCGGGAAATTGTAAAAAAAGGAAACGGTGTGAACCTGGCCCCGGCCAGCATGAGAGGGCCGGGGCGCGCGGGAAGTCTTACTTGCTGCCGAGTCCGGCAAAGATGCGGTCACGGATATCCTGCATGGAACCGATGCCCGGGACGCAGATATACACTGGCACCTTGTCGTTGCCTTCCACGGCCGCCAGCTTGCGGTAGAAATCCACCAGCGGACGGGTCTGTTGCTGATAGACCTCCAGCCGCTTGCGCACCGTCTCTTCCTTGTCGTCGTCACGCTGTACCAGCGCTTCGCCGGTCACGTCGTCCTTGCCCGCTTCCTTCGGCGGGTTGTGGTCGATGTGATAGACGCGGCCCGAGGCCGGGTGGACGCGACGGCCGGACAGGCGAGCGATGATCTCCTGATCATCCACGTCCAGCTCGACGATAAAGTCGATGTCGATGCCCGCATCGACCAGCGCCTGTGCCTGGGGAATGGTCCGCGGAAAGCCGTCAAACAGGAAGCCGTTGGCGCAATCCGGCTGCTGGATGCGTTCCTTGACCAGGCCGATGATGATGTCATCCGATACCAGGCCGCCCGCATCCATTACCTTTTTGGCTTCCAGGCCCAGGGGCGTGCCCGCCTTCACCGCGGCGCGCAGCATGTCGCCGGTGGAAATCTGCGGGATACCATACTGTTCCATGATGAACTGCGCCTGAGTGCCTTTACCGGCCCCCGGCGCGCCAAGCAGGATAACGCGCATAGAACTCTCCATCTGTGGCCCAGGGCCCCGAAAACGCGCCACTTTACCCGCAAGACCGGCAGCGGACAAGCGCCGCCGCCTCGTAGAATGGTCGAACGCCGGGCCGCATCAGCGCAGGATGACGCGGGTTTCCTCGCCGCCGAACGGCACCCGCTCGGCCTCGAACTCGCTCTGGTCCACACCCGCGGCAGTGCGCGGACTGTAACGGGCCCCGGCCACCAGCGCCTGGTCCGCATCCGGATAGGGCTGCAGCCAGTCCTGGCCGCGCAGCGTTACCCGCACCGGGAAGCGCTCCGCCAGAACACGCCGGGCCGCCAGTGGCTGCCCGGGGTTGTCCGGGTCGCGCAAGAACACGAACAGGGAGCCACCGGGCGGCACGTCACCCTCGACCTCGACCCGCACAGCGACATCGGCAAAGCGCGGTGCATTGGCCAACTGGTGGCGAGCAAACGCCAGGCTGCGGCGCAGCACCGGCGCCGCTTCACCCTCATCGTGACGGCTCAACAGCTCGGTCCAGGCTTCTTCAGCCAGGGCATAATCACGGTTCTGGCTGGCGCCCATGCCCAGCAGCATCCAGGCACCATCGTGGGCAGGCTGTTCAGCGACCACCCCCCGCAGCAGGGCCTCGGCCTCGCTGTTCATGCGCCCCTCGCCCTCTTCCACCAGGCTCTGGGCCAGCAACATGCGCGCCGACACGCTTTCCGGGGCCG
This region of Isoalcanivorax indicus genomic DNA includes:
- the minE gene encoding cell division topological specificity factor MinE, which produces MSIFSYLLPKKQRSAAVAKERLQIIVARERSTRGGPDYLPQLQEELLAVVRKYVPVDPDAVNVQVDRDSGCEILELNITLPENHPS
- the minD gene encoding septum site-determining protein MinD — encoded protein: MTKIVVVTSGKGGVGKTTTSAALATGLALRGFRTTVIDFDVGLRNLDLIMGCERRVVYDLVNVINGDANIRQALIKDKRVDNLFILPASQTRDKDALTQEGVERVLNALRDDMAMDYIICDSPAGIEKGALMAAYYADEAVVVTNPEVSSVRDSDRMLGILASKTRRAEQGGGDIPARLLLTRYSPERVIRGEMLSVDDVREILAIDLLGVIPESQAVLNASNAGSPVILDTESDAGQAYLDAVARFLGDEVPHRFLTAGRKGLLGRLFGGQ
- the minC gene encoding septum site-determining protein MinC; amino-acid sequence: MTAVVEENTVLEFKGRMLMMTVLHLKTLDTDTLGTQLDRNLAESPDWLRQVPIVLDLPASGASVVELALILELLRDREMNLVAVAASPAVDESEMRALGLGVMALGNGRPVKREPAPAPAAREEAEPPLLANRAETLVVDQPVRSGQQLYSRGDMIVLAPVGTGAELLAEGHIHVYANLRGRAIAGVRGDTSARVFCQQLNAELISIAGHYRVAEDLPDDCRDKPVQISLDGEIMQFSPLIPSLKRR
- the adk gene encoding adenylate kinase, whose amino-acid sequence is MRVILLGAPGAGKGTQAQFIMEQYGIPQISTGDMLRAAVKAGTPLGLEAKKVMDAGGLVSDDIIIGLVKERIQQPDCANGFLFDGFPRTIPQAQALVDAGIDIDFIVELDVDDQEIIARLSGRRVHPASGRVYHIDHNPPKEAGKDDVTGEALVQRDDDKEETVRKRLEVYQQQTRPLVDFYRKLAAVEGNDKVPVYICVPGIGSMQDIRDRIFAGLGSK
- a CDS encoding tetratricopeptide repeat protein, translating into MMLFLLCGAVAALTLLWLLWLWAREARREGQPLSAPMLLAGVLAPAFGVLVYLGWGYHTETREWLEDYAALRPVAEQLVAGQPPQALPQDIPPAALVRVLQRQLVMTPSREGWYALGLLYSQLGAPNMAVTAARKALETAPESVSARMLLAQSLVEEGEGRMNSEAEALLRGVVAEQPAHDGAWMLLGMGASQNRDYALAEEAWTELLSRHDEGEAAPVLRRSLAFARHQLANAPRFADVAVRVEVEGDVPPGGSLFVFLRDPDNPGQPLAARRVLAERFPVRVTLRGQDWLQPYPDADQALVAGARYSPRTAAGVDQSEFEAERVPFGGEETRVILR